The Pygocentrus nattereri isolate fPygNat1 chromosome 4, fPygNat1.pri, whole genome shotgun sequence genome includes a window with the following:
- the vps18 gene encoding vacuolar protein sorting-associated protein 18 homolog produces MASILDEYEDSQIIRHPVHPSRMAAANMIGITHSGFVNVRLEEEKPIFNKQRIDFSPPEKINHFAVCNNQLCMSLGKDTLLRIDLGKPDQPNQIELGRKDDSKVHKLFLDPTGSHLVISLTTNECVYLNRNTQKVRSLSRWRGHLIESVGWNKVLGSETNTAPILVGTSQGIIFEAEISASEGSLFNTNPDQYFRQVHSLEEDGKPAPVCCLEVERGIESKCFIIATTRKRLFQFVGRLAEGSEQQGFSSIFAQNQELLPSFQEFPVNMGYSEIAFYTSKLRSCPKSFAWMMGNGVLYGQLDYVRPDSLLSDVQVWEYTPDIDFSFNKPISIVLTQFHFLLLLPDRVKAICTLNGQVVYEDVFPDKFGMLKKMIKDPVGGLVWIYTEKAVFRYHIQKESRDVWQMYMSMNKFDLAKEYCRDRPECMDMVLAKEAEHCFQNKRYLESAKCYALTQKYFEEIALKFIEAKQEEALKEFLLKKLGNLKLNEKTQITLLVTWLTELYLNRLGQLEAGDPKNPLFMETREEFRRFLCNPKHREFFYNNRSTIYDLLASHGNVEDMVYFSVIMQDYERVISHHCQHDDYSAALEVLSKHCDEKLFYKFSPVLMQQIPKKVVDAWIQMGKRLDPKKLIPALVNYSQIGSAQQINETIRYMEFCVYELEVKEEAIHNYLLSLYAKYKPDSLLWYLEQAGTHASEINYDLKYALRLCAEHGYHQACVLIYKIMELYEEAVDLALQVDVDLAKSCADLPEDDEELRKKLWLKIARHVVQEEKDVKKAMNCLSSCNLLKIEDILPFFPDFVTIDHFKEAICSSLEEYNQHIEELKQEMEEATESAKRIREDIQEMRNKYGVVESQEKCATCDFPLLNRPFYLFLCGHMFHYDCLFQEVTPHLTTYKLNKLEELQKKLAATAQTTKSRHRPKEEDTVSLGKGQGSREQIKSDIDDLIASECAYCGELMIKSIDKPFIDPQKFDEEMSSWL; encoded by the exons ATGGCATCTATTCTTGACGAATACGAAGACTCGCAGATCATCCGTCATCCTGTCCACCCGTCCCGTATGGCGGCGGCCAACATGATTGGGATCACTCACTCAG GGTTTGTGAATGTCCGGCTGGAGGAAGAAAAGCCCATATTCAACAAGCAGCGGATTGATTTCTCACCTCCTGAAAAGATAAATCACTTTGCCGTATGCAACAACCAGTTATGCATGAGTCTTGGGAAGGACACCCTCTTGAG gATTGATCTCGGAAAACCAGATCAGCCGAACCAGATTGAACTAGGAAGGAAAGATGACAGTAAAGTACACAAATTGTTTCTGGACCCAACAG GGTCTCACTTGGTGATTAGTCTGACCACAAACGAGTGTGTCTACTTGAACAGAAACACCCAAAAGGTTCGCAGTCTTTCTCGGTGGAGGGGCCATCTTATAGAGAGTGTGGGCTGGAACAAGGTCCTGGGTTCTGAGACTAACACTGCCCCAATTCTTGTTGGAACCAGCCAAGGCATCATCTTTGAAGCAGAAATCTCTGCTTCAGAAGGTAGTCTGTTCAACACTAACCCTGACCAATACTTCAGACAGGTTCATTCCTTAGAGGAGGATGGCAAACCAGCACCAGTCTGTTGCCTTGAAGTGGAACGCGGGATAGAATCAAAGTGCTTCATCATTGCAACCACTCGCAAACGTCTCTTCCAGTTTGTAGGCAGGTTGGCAGAAGGTTCTGAGCAACAAGGTTTCAGCTCCATCTTTGCTCAGAATCAGGAGCTCCTTCCTAGCTTTCAGGAGTTTCCTGTTAATATGGGCTACAGTGAGATTGCTTTTTACACCTCAAAGCTAAGATCGTGCCCCAAGTCCTTTGCCTGGATGATGGGCAATGGGGTTTTGTATGGCCAATTGGACTATGTGCGGCCTGACTCTCTCCTCAGTGATGTACAGGTATGGGAATACACACCAGACATTGACTTCAGCTTCAACAAGCCTATCTCCATCGTGCTCACCCAGTTCCACTTCCTTCTCCTGCTTCCTGACCGTGTTAAGGCTATTTGTACTTTGAATGGGCAAGTGGTCTATGAAGACGTGTTCCCAGACAAGTTTGGCATGctcaaaaaaatgatcaaagatCCTGTAGGTGGGCTGGTATGGATCTACACAGAGAAAGCTGTTTTCCGCTATCATATACAGAAGGAATCAAGAGATGTCTGGCAGATGTACATGAGCATGAACAAGTTTGATCTGGCCAAGGAGTACTGCAGGGATCGACCAGAGTGCATGGATATGGTGTTGGCCAAGGAGGCAGAGCACTGCTTCCAGAACAAACGTTATCTTGAGAGTGCAAAGTGCTATGCTCTCACGCAAAAATATTTTGAGGAGATCGCTTTAAAGTTCATTGAAGCCAAGCAAGAAGAAGCCCTGAAGGAATTTTTGCTTAAGAAGCTGGGTAACCTTAAACTTAATGAGAAGACACAGATCACCCTCTTGGTCACCTGGTTAACTGAGCTGTATCTGAACCGGCTTGGACAACTAGAGGCAGGTGACCCTAAGAATCCCCTATTCATGGAGACCCGGGAGGAGTTCCGTCGTTTTCTCTGCAACCCCAAACACAGGGAATTCTTCTACAACAACCGCAGTACCATCTATGATCTTTTGGCAAGCCATGGCAATGTTGAAGACATGGTGTACTTCTCTGTTATAATGCAGGACTACGAGAGGGTCATCTCGCACCATTGTCAGCACGATGACTACAGTGCAGCCCTAGAGGTGCTGTCCAAGCACTGTGATGAGAAACTTTTTTATAAGTTCTCCCCAGTTCTCATGCAGCAGATTCCAAAAAAAGTGGTAGATGCATGGATTCAAATGGGAAAACGACTGGACCCTAAGAAACTGATCCCAGCTCTGGTGAACTACAGTCAGATAGGCAGCGCCCAACAGATCAACGAGACAATCCGTTACATGGAGTTCTGCGTGTATGAGCTGGAGGTGAAGGAGGAGGCCATCCATAATTACCTGCTGTCACTTTATGCCAAATACAAGCCAGATTCTTTGTTGTGGTATCTTGAGCAGGCAGGTACTCATGCCTCTGAAATCAACTATGACTTGAAATATGCCTTGCGCCTTTGTGCTGAACATGGTTATCATCAAGCTTGTGTCTTAATTTACAAGATTATGGAGCTGTATGAGGAAGCTGTGGATCTAGCCTTACAA GTTGATGTAGATTTGGCCAAGTCATGTGCCGACCTCCCGGAGGATGATGAGGAGCTGAGGAAGAAGCTGTGGCTGAAAATTGCCCGTCATGTGGTTCAGGAGGAGAAGGATGTGAAAAAGGCAATGAACTGTTTGTCTAGTTGCAACCTGCTGAAAATTGAGGACATCTTGCCTTTCTTTCCAGACTTTGTCACAATTGACCACTTCAAGGAGGCAATTTGCAGCTCCTTGGAAGAGTACAACCAGCACATTGAGGAGCTGAAACAAGAGATGGAGGAGGCCACAGAGAGTGCCAAGCGCATACGTGAGGACATCCAGGAAATGAGGAACAAATATGGGGTGGTGGAGTCTCAAGAGAAATGTGCTACCTGTGACTTCCCTTTACTCAACAGGCCCTTCTATCTCTTCCTGTGTGGACACATGTTCCATTATGACTGTCTTTTTCAGGAAGTCACCCCTCACCTTACTACCTATAAGCTAAATAAGCTAGAGGAGCTCCAGAAAAAACTTGCTGCGACTGCGCAGACCACCAAGTCCCGTCACAGGCCCAAAGAGGAGGACACCGTCAGCCTGGGAAAAGGTCAGGGTAGCAGAGAGCAGATCAAGTCAGATATTGATGACCTCATTGCTTCTGAGTGTGCCTACTGTGGTGAGCTGATGATCAAATCTATTGATAAGCCTTTTATTGATCCACAGAAGTTTGACGAAGAGATGTCTAGCTGGCTCTAA